The Rhinolophus sinicus isolate RSC01 linkage group LG15, ASM3656204v1, whole genome shotgun sequence region GCTGGGGAAAGTGGTGCAATTTTACACAGGTTATAAGGAGAGGCCTCACTGAAAATTTCAGGTAACATTTGAATAAGGACCTGAGGGGAGAAGGGACGGAGGAATATCCAAGTTGGAAAATTTTCTTGGTAGACTCagcctcaaaaataaaaaaggcaagagCAAGTGTAAATCCCTGAGGCGGGAGCATGTCTGTCCTGTCAGAGGAACAGCGAGGAGAAAGCCAGTGTGGCTCCAGCAGGCCagtgagaggaagggaaggaaaataatgaGATCAGAATGGTACCAGGGCTCTGATCTTCATGCAGGGACATTCATTTATTGACTATGTTATCTAGTAGTAAATTCACATGCTATTCTCCCCAGGGGAGAGACTCTCAAACctggagggggcaggagaaaaagaagagagtggCAAAAGCACAGGAAAACCCTTAAAGCCCGCTACGCTATCCACCGTTAGTGGTTCAGAGTAGTTCATCTGCTAGGTCAGTGAGCCGAGGACCGTGGAACGAACCATTCATGTTCTGCTGAGAATTCTGGTTTCATCCTTCCTGATCAACAAGGTGCAATTCAATCCCCACAGTCCAAGCAGGATATATTATTTCCATCCCAAGAACCTCTTAGGAACTCCAAGTCTGGTTGGTCCCTACTTGTGTTTGCTAAGCAAGAATTGTGGGCGTGACGATTGTGGGCATTAAGAATCTGAGTCCCGCGTGTGGAGGACTCTGGTATTTCAGGACCTTCATCTTTAAGATCCGCCCCCTCAACTTTTTGAAAGGGCGGGGCAAAGACAGCACCTGTCATCTCCTTCTCTCCACCCCGTTGGTTCTCACGTGTGTCCGCCTGTTCAATAACAGATCTTTTTCCGGGATTTCCTGGTCACTGCAACCAATCAGAGTGTTGTTCCCTTCCTTACCATTGTCAGCCCGCTGCCAATCGGCGCGCCTCTACAAACGCCCCTTAAAGGCGCCGCAAACGCCTCCAGAGCAGAAGCGAACCAAGTCGTGGGTTCCTGCCTTCATCTGCAGTATGGAGTCGTCCCTGGGGCGGCCTGGGCCGGAGACGGACCTTCTAGCTTTGAGGGGACAGCAAGCAGCGATCTTTGACAGCGGGCGGGGCCGAACGCCCTCTGAGCCGCCCTCAGGCCTCCGGGTGTCGGGGGAGGAGGAGGCCAAGAACGTTGGGGGCTCGAGCCACCACACCAGGGCGTCCCCGAAGCCTTCGAGCTGCAGTGTAGTCCACCGGCCGGAACCGGAGGCTCTGGAGAACGTGCCTGGCCTCGCAGGGACGCCGTCTGGGGCGGGGAGCCGCCGGGGGGCGCCGGGTCCCGAACACGACTTGCACGGGTCCTCCCTGCGCAAAGACCCTGAGCCGCGGGAGGACCAGCCTGCATCCGAAAGGGTCTGCCGTCGAGGGAGCGGGGGCGACGGCGACATGGATGttgagcaggaggaggaagacgacGAGGAGGCGGCGACAACCGGCAGGGCTGGCCGTTCGTTCTCCGGCCGCCTTCAGGACAGCCGTAGCCTGGACGGGCTGAGTGGGGCGTGCGGTGGCGCCGGGTCCTCAGGGGGTGCGGAGTCTGGCGCGGGCGGCGGGCGTCGCGCCACCATCTCCAGCCCCCTGGAGCTCGAGGGCACCGTGAGCCGCCATGGTGACCTCACCCACTTTGTCGCCAACAACCTGCAACTCAAGATCCGTCTGAGCGGCGCCCCTCAACCCCCGCCCCCTGCGCCCGTGCCGCCCTGTTCAGCGCCCGCACTCATTCCAGCCATCCCCCCCATCGACCCTGAGGTGCTGCGGGACCTGGAGCGGCTCAGTAGGGAGCTGGGCGGCAGGGTGGACCGTCTGCTTCGCGGGCTGGGTGGCGCGGTGCAGGAGCTGACAGCGCTGAGCGTGGGCTGTATCCAGACCTACCGCGACGCCGTGGACTCCCTAGGCGAAGCTGTGGACATGAGCATCAAGGGCATGTACACCCTGCTGGCGCGCTGCGAGGAGCTGGAGCGGGCTCTGCAGCCGGTGCAGGGGCTGGCGCGCCAAGTCCGGGATATCCGACGCACCCTGGAGGTGTTGGAGGCCCTGTGCAAGTGACCAGGAGGGTAGGAGAGGTCAGGCCGGGCCAAGGCCCAGCAGAATCCTAAGGACTCTTCAAGGAGCCCTAGTGGGAACTGCCCGCGGAGAGGAGGCCTATATATTGGAGGCTCTTCCAAATGCATTTAGCAGGCCCGTGACCACTCGCTGGGCCTTATGCAGGTGTATATGGGGAAGTTCTAAAGGCCCTCCTGGTTGGAGGGGTGATGCTCTGCTTCTACTCAGTTGGCCATCTATAGCTACCTTGTTCTCCCAAACTCTTCCCTAGCTACCGCACCGTCCCTAAGAACTCAGGTCTTCAGGTCTAGGCTTGGGAGACATGACTGCCATACGTGATCAAGAAAGGAGAACAGAGGAGGCCCCAGCCCCCACTGTGGTCACCCTGACTCCAGTGGCCACATCTCAGGTGCCAGGGGCTCTGGGAGCTTGAGTGGTCCTTGACCACACACAATGCAGACAAGGATGCACACCTGCAGATGGATAACCTCTTGCTTCTGCCCTCTGGCCCCCACCATTCCACTTCAGCCAGAACCAGGGTGGAGCTAGAAGGAATGCATTGCATGGTAAAGGGGGTGAGTTGGGAGGGGTCTCACTGCTCTCAGGTTTCAGTAGAATTGTTGCTGGTTTTGAAGCTTACCTGTTGTGGAGTGTTCTAATCAGTTTTGGCTTTCTGAGTTTTTGTGGAATTAAAGTGCTGCTGCTGCTAAGGCTGAGGCTGTGTCTATGTGGCATTACAGGGATTAATAAGCCAAAAGAATGGGAATAAGGGTTGGTCTTTTTCATGAAGCTCccttggggctggggctggggtggggacacaGGTTATATGGGGAAGGATATCATTCCTGCTCTTAGGCAGCAGGTCTGAGCAATGCAGGGCACAGATACCGGCTCAGAGATGCAgtaaaagcagaaacagaaacaaggtggctccagaagagaaagggaagggatctTTTCTCAGATCCTGAAGTAGACAGGTAGGGACTGGGCAAACAACATCTGGGCTGTGGAGGAAGACTGAAAACACTTGTTAGCTCCATTCCTGATCCCATTCTCTACACCACTGATCAGTGCCATATGTATGGTTTGAGACAGTCTTTGTACCAACCCCTGGCAGCCTTCTGTTTATAGTCACATAAGTAAGTTCCAACAGCCACCATGCTATGATCAGGACATTTAGAAACAGAGATTACAGAAAAAGCTCGTTTGGTTGAACTCTCCTCTTCCTGAAAACACTAGCACTTTGAACCGAGTTTACACacgtttttcttttgtgtgtgaaGTGTTCTGGGATTGTAAATGTTGCTAAATAAACCTTTCCCGGTTCCAACAGCACATTTACTAAAAGTGACCTTGCTGGCCCGTACGGGGATCGAACCCGCGACCTTGgcgttattagcaccacgctctaaccaactgagctaaccggccgcttCCTGTTTAGCGCCTCCATAAAGAAGTATATAAAACTAGTTGGATTTCACAATACTTTAGTCCTATCCTTGGAAGATTTTTAAAACGAGATGATTGCTTTGGGAGGCATGAACAGGATGCGAAAATTGAATCCCCAAGCATTTCGGGAAATAGTAGAATAGCCAAACTGTAATATTCATAAGCACATATGATTATGGCGTTTGGTGGCAGGCGGAAGTGCAAATCAGGTGCTCAAGACTGACGCATACACATAGTGCTCATGAACAGAAACAGAAGTGGAAAAACACAGCCTGATAAGGCCCTAGGGAGAATCCCGGAGAGAGAATGATGAACCTGTGGGGCGCTATATGGGCGACGCCCAAATGTTCAGCGACTACCGCTCGCAGGGTCTTTGCCTGAAGAACGAAGACTCACATAGACACCACTGATACTCGAACCCACAATCTACTAGACAGGAGCCTTCATTAAGTAAGTCACTTCACCTGGAGTTGGGAGGGTTCGCATCTTATTTCCCCAGGGAGGTGACCTCCATGGTCAGTGAATAAATTTGCGCGGGTGTTTTATTACCAACCTTTGTCTATGCTGGAAAATGGAGTAGAAGTGACGAAAAGCCAAGGCTGCAggtaagagagaaggaaggggtaGGGCGGAAATTGAATGTCTGCAGACAGAAGGTCACGGGAGAAATTATACTTGGATTGCAAAAACGAAGACGTCCGAAACGCGTGAACAGCAAACCGACGAGGATGGGATTCGAACCCACGCGTGCATAGCACAATGGATTAGCAGTCCATCGCCTTAACCACTCGGCCACCTCGTCCCCGGTGGAAGCACTTTGGATATGTCTTCTGGGGTCTGAACTTTTATTCCTCAGTAATATGATGCGTCCGCCTAGGTGACGAAGAGAGTTCATTTTTAGGATCCTGCCCAGCCCTGCGAAGGCAACTCTCAGGGTGCTGACGGAGCGACTTTCTCACTTGCGCGAACGCCCTACCCTCTTCCCTCTGGGTTGAGCTAACCCGAGAGTGCGCCAGCTTTCAGGAACCTTGCAATAGGCCCAGATCTACTGTACCAAATCTGCCACAAAAACCACCGCGAGACTGTTGGGGTCCCCCGACCGGGCGGAGCGGGACTTCGAGCCAAAAGACCTCTCCTTCCGGTCCCTTCAAGATGCTTCTTCTCTTACCCGGGCCCTGGGCTCTGGGGCTCGAACACagttgaaaatgaggaaaataaataaaagcaaccgaagccctccccccaccccggggTTGAAAAAGGAAGTAACTGACCCCGACGTGATTTGAACACGCAACCTTCTGATCTGGAGTCAGACGCGCTACCGTTGCGCCACGAGGTCAGCCGGCCAAGCTTGTGGTCAGATCCCTTCATTACCAGTTGGCTGCTTGACCTACTTGAATTCGTGGCTTGGTGCACGCGTTTTCCTACCTGCCTCCTAAGATGAGCAAGGTCCACTGTATACCCGCTGGGCAGTGGCTTTACGTGCTCCGGGCTCAGCGGTTTCTCCAGCCCAGCCCCCGACGTCCTGCCGAAGATCAGGTGGCCCAAAGCTGGTTACTTAGGAGATTCAGAGCTCACAGACCAACAGGGTCGGGTGGAAGGACCGGATACCAGGCCGAACGTGATGGAGCCATGCCAGAGCCCAAGACACCTGAAGCGGTGAGAGATTAGCTCCTCCAGAGTGCATCTCCTTTCTGGCAGCACAGTACAATCGCCTTCGGATAGCCACGCGCTAGTCCCAGGTTTGGAGAGTCTAATTCAAAATTCCAGGATAGAGCCCGGGCATCGgtaattttatcactttttataattttgaggaataatttacatacaatgaaatgcacagatcttaagtgtgtattttgatgaattttgacaaatgcagcCTGCTACCCTTTCAAGATGTAGGACATTTCCTTCACGCGAGAAAGTTCTTTCATGTCCCTTTCCAATCGATCCTCGTCTCTCCCTTCCTAGgggcaaccactgttctgattttgATCACCATaaacatcagtatttttttaaagttccctaGGTGAGACAGTTGGGAACCTCTAAAGAGGGATACCAGAAGCTGGCAGACACCCCCCATTTGCTTCTTAGAGGATGAGAGGAATTCGACAGGCCAACATGAGAGAAGAGGTCGTTACATCTCACCCCTTCCCTTCCAAGCCAAATGTCTGAACACTCTGCACAGTGGCTCTCCGGAAAGTTACCAAGGACAACAGAAATGTCaaagcaccccccccccacacacacacacacacacagactcttGGCAAGTGGCCTtgactcttccctcttcctcactTCCCATTTCCAGCCACCAAATCCTGTCAATTTCATCTTCATATTCTCCTGTCAGCCCTCATTCCCATAGCTATCCCCTCAGTCTCTCTCACTGGACTATTGTAATAGATCCCTCTGATGTCTCTGCCTGCAGAATAATCCAAGagaatcatcttttaaaaatgcaaacatgatCCCATCCTACTGTAGCTTAAAATCAGGATTAAGTTCTAATTTATTGGCTGTGCCCCCAGGGCCAAGCACCTCTTAAGCACTGGGGGCTCTGGAACCAGGTTGCCAGGGTTCATATGCAGGCTTTACTACTTCCTAGTTGTGTAACTTGGGCTAGTTATTGAACCTCCCTGGGTCTCaatgtccccatctgtaaaacagtaaAGATTATAATAGATGACTATTAGTTTATTTACTACAGATAAAGTGCTCAGAGCCTGGTTGGTGATAATTACacaatcattatgttgtttttattgttgtcgTTGTTATTATTATCTGGTCCTTGCCCGATTCTTCAGCTACTGCCTGCTCACTTCCCATGTGACAACGATGCTGACTTATTTACAGTTGCCTAAACTTACCTCAGTCCCAACTGTCTTGGTGCCACTGTCCTTGGCAGTATTGCTTCATGGTCTTCCCAGTCCTTTCTTACATGACTGATCTTTACATACCCCTCAACACTCAATTCAGAAGCTCTTTCCTCCCCACTTCTCCACTCATCTGGGGGAAGAGGGCCTTCCTGTGTCTTTTCCAAGATAACACTTAAAATACTACCTTTTAATTGTTCCTTGGTTATTTCCCTCACTACAGTCTAAGTTACTCAAGagtagaaaatatgtatttctagcACCCAGTACAATTCCTGGAATATAGTGTTATTCAGTAAgcatttgtaaaattaatgagGGATAACTTTAGCAAAAGTATTATAGTGGGCAAGAGCCCGGCTTATAGAGGAAGCAGACATGTCTGGGTAGCTGAACAACATGGGGTGAGGTGGAAAATTTTCCTAGAAACGCAAGTTGGGTTGATGAATATGGTACCAAGGAATGTGGACTTGATCTCTAGGTTCAGAGAGGTTCTGCAACAGGTGTGAAGTATGATCAGTCCAGTGTCACCATTCAGAGTACTCTCTGATGGTTAAATCTCCTCCATTCGTCCCACCAGTTtctaaatttttagaaatcaacAAATTATTCTGTCCAGCGTTGCATTGctcaatatggtagccaccaggGTGATGGCTTTTCAATATGGGGCTATTcagattaaattaaattttaaaaattcagttccttgatcccactagccacatttcaagtgtctGACAGCCACATGAAGCTAGCTGGCTACCATACTGAACAGAgacaatatgaaatattttcatcatcacagaaCTTCTGTTGGACAGTACTGATCCAGAGGCTGAAAGTTGGTGGCCTGACACCTGTATGCTATTGCCATcaaggttatttttttccttctcatttttttcatttttaagttggaTACCAACATTTATAATTGGAATAAGAATCTGGATTTCTGGTCtctcttaaaacacacacacacacacacacacacacacacacacacacacacaccaatcctGCAACACTGGACTTTGATTCCCTCAAGACAATTGACTGAAGCTGAGAAGCTGCTGCCCCACTCCGCTGCTCCATACCCCTCAACTCCTACATAGATTTTAGAATGGGCATGGGAtctgggctttgtttttttttttcccctgacttCAAGGAACTTCATTTATctgttgcattcatttttttgtgttctaGTAGGAGAGACACAATAACTGAATAAAGTAATAAACCAAATATTTACAGATTATAATGAAGACTAGTGAGAGGTAACAGACTGATGGCGAAGAGCTCAGAGTCTCAAGTCAGCCTGGGTTTGAAGCCTGATGTCATCAATTATAGAATCTGTGACCTGGAGCGAGTAAATATGttgctctgtgcttcagtttccttatctgtgtctcaataccactgaactgtatactttaaatgatcaattttatgttgtgtaaATTTCACGTAGAAAAGAAACACTAATGAGCCAACTTGAAGAGGTTCCCGTTGGTCAAAACTGAGACAGTTTGAGCATCAAAAAGAGTAACAACTGCAATGAACTCAAACATACAAACGATGATAAAACCTACAAGTTTCACAATGATACTAAAAACTACTAATTTGTCATTTTTGGAGGATGCTAGGGAACCAACCCATTATtctgaaaactggtaaataatgGAGGGgacaaaaaacatacatttatccAGTCTTTCCTGTATGACCTGTATCTCATGGTAAACAACGAGTTGATGAGGGTACATTCTTCTTTATAGCACAATCACAAGTGataaatgcagaaggaatgatagaattaggACATCCTCATTTTGCAACCCTTCATGAAATAATGGAGCTATGCCGTGATAATCAATTAAACCCATAGGAGAAAAGTGATAGGGAA contains the following coding sequences:
- the BORCS6 gene encoding BLOC-1-related complex subunit 6 — translated: MESSLGRPGPETDLLALRGQQAAIFDSGRGRTPSEPPSGLRVSGEEEAKNVGGSSHHTRASPKPSSCSVVHRPEPEALENVPGLAGTPSGAGSRRGAPGPEHDLHGSSLRKDPEPREDQPASERVCRRGSGGDGDMDVEQEEEDDEEAATTGRAGRSFSGRLQDSRSLDGLSGACGGAGSSGGAESGAGGGRRATISSPLELEGTVSRHGDLTHFVANNLQLKIRLSGAPQPPPPAPVPPCSAPALIPAIPPIDPEVLRDLERLSRELGGRVDRLLRGLGGAVQELTALSVGCIQTYRDAVDSLGEAVDMSIKGMYTLLARCEELERALQPVQGLARQVRDIRRTLEVLEALCK